Genomic segment of Hydra vulgaris chromosome 11, alternate assembly HydraT2T_AEP:
AGCATGATTCACCAacttaacatttatttattctgttcatttttttatataatcttattataaaaaaatgtttgaaaaaatttactatGCATAAAATATTCAGAAATAAAAGGATATTTAGAGCAAACTGTAAAATATCATGTAATGACTTACAAGTTTCCAACTTTATTGACCATAATGTTAACAAGAATATGAACCATTTCAAATCTGTACTTAAGTAACATTCCAGTTGTGTCATATTCAACAATGACAAGTTTACCTGTCTGATGCTCATCAAGCAATTTACGAACATcctaaaaaagaagaaattttttgaaaatattttcagaaactAAAACTAGTccttatagttttaaaaaacagttaaaaattaaattaaaaaactacaaatttgATATTGTCTATTCGAAGTACTGGAGTATGAAGCACATCGCTATCACGTGAATATGTTGAATCTGAAGAGGGATTGGAATTTGATATATAACTAGTCTGATTAAGTGAAACATGGTTATTTGCAATAGTGAAATCAGTTTGTGAATAATCTGTCTGCGCATAATCTGTGGATTGTTcctaaaacataacaaataattcaatttacttaaatttacatattgctatactttcaaaattactaaaaatagctctctctttatatatatatatatatatatatatatatatatatatatatatatatatatatatatatatatatatatatatatatatatatatatatagatctatAGTTTGTTGGCTTTGGGAAGAGCGGAAGGAAAAAAGTGATTCTTACGCCAACACATACGtcacttttaattacttttgactTTCGTCCAACATTTGCGTGTTGGACGAAAGTAAAAaccattaatttaattacaaataaatcgttttttaaaaaaaccacaaaaacgcAAATTTAATTGaccagaatgttttaaaaacattgtgaatgtttttaacaatataaacaatgtttttatttttattttttttaataaattgtttttatttttattttttttaataaaatgtttttatttttattttttttactgtaaatcatgctcggagtgttgctacatcgactatcttatagcctgactcgcaagggagtgctgctacatcgactgacaaatagcctgactcgcaagggagtgctgctacatcgactgacaaatagcctgactcgcaagggagtgctgctacatcgactgacaaatagcctgacccGCAAGGgggtgctgctacatcgactgagggtttggttggggcaggcagtctatcattattaaaaaataataattccggtcttgcattttaatttttactttttgtcaacaaaatatggaaaaaactttCGGACAACATCTAcaggttgtatatatatatatatatatatatatatatatatatatatatatatatatatatatatatatatatatatatatatattcaatttaaaattaatttaaaacagtttaaggtCTGCATTTTATTTCCgactaactttatttttctaattctgagggttgtatgtatgtatgtatgtaactATATCTATAATAAACAGATTGTTTTTGCCATAGAACTTATCAGAAAGTATTAAACTacgtataataaatatttacaatatggCCAGATATTTCATGGGGTAGGTATAGAAAGTTATCTTGACATAGTTGATGATTCAAAATAATATGCATGAACTggcaatttattttcaaacaacGCACTGCATTAAGAGGTTTGTAATCTATTATGTCACATGTTCTTATACATAGTTTTTGGTTATCTAGTAAACAACAATAAGATAAAGATAGATTGCAATATTTGTGGACAACTCACTTTGTTGTGAAAAAATACACAACTTCACTATGAACAAAAATCTGGTCAATGTGAGCAAAACTTGGTTCACCATCactatttaattcataaagaatTGTTTCACATGATCTGTATTTCTGGCCCAATATGGTAACACAATCAACAGCTAAAACTTCACTTTATTCACCAATAAAGGGAGTAATAAGATTTTTGTTCTCTAATTCTGAAACTAAAAACACTTCACCATTTTTTACATCAGCAATGGTTTTTAGGGGACCATGAGTCATCCAAACTAAGGCATGAGCAATTTGATGTTTATTTgcaattgaaaaagaaatgttCTGAAAATtgcaaacaatatttaatttaatttaaaaactttattttttgttgatggttacaatagttttaacaaaaataaactaattaaaatcaacacatTTAACAATTATAGACAATACACACTCACATGAAAAtcgttaaaaacaataaataataaataaaccaaaaaaaatcaaataaataaattgactatatatatatgtccaCATATATATAGTCAATTTTCgattaatcttttaaaaagtatttaaaaacaaaaaacaaactacaatttacaatttacaatatgagctaatctttttgaaaaattatgttTGGCTTCATATCTTATAACAATCATGTGAAGAAGAGGTCCACTTCGTTTTATAATAGTTCCATAATGAATCATTTTGTGATGcttataaagaagttttttctCAGGATAACATTCTTTCATCAATGAATGATGTTCCATTACTAGTTCCTCAATATATGtgatttgtaaacaatttaaatttggaGATAAAATTACATCACAcaattgttttaagatttaGTAAAGTTTCCACTTTTGTGTATCTACTTTATCAATAACATCAGACAAAATAAGTGGCAAATACATAAACAGTGTAAGCATCTGAGTAGAGCGTTGACCTAGTAAAGAGTCAGTACTTTTCATGCGTGACTCATTAATAGTACTAGGTTTTGAGCTGCAGACTATACCATAATCCATAAACTTGATGCGCCTATTCAGTTCTGTAATGGACATACATTTGATATCATATAACACATgataaagaaacaatttaacTTCACACAGAATAACTCCTTTAAAAGTATCATACATTATGTCTGCAGAATCATTTGAAGCAGGATGATAATAAGGCAATTCAGTTAAACAACTAAACCGTTTAATTCCACAATTCTTATTAGAAATTTCCCCATTTTGCATCTGGTGAActtaaagttgtataaaatattggttCTTAGAGCTTGTTTGTCTTCTTTAAAAACATGCTGGATGTCAACTTTTGATATCATACACATGTCACATGGAAATGAAACAGTGCTGAAATTTTCCATATATCCTAGTTTAGAGTGCAGACCTAAATTGTCTCCAACAATTTGAGTTAGCAAACAtctaaagttagtttttttgccatccataaaaatattaaatcctTTTGTCATGAAGTTTTTGCAATTCATTTACGATCACTTTTATCACTGGCTCTGCTGAATATTTCTTTATGTCTATTGCATGAGTTAATGCTAACATATGAATATTGTTTAAGGATGAGTTTGCTGTGTGAGGAAAGTTCttaatcacaaaataaaaagcacCAAGGTTATGAATGCCTGTTTTTGATCCAAGAGGATTTGTGGTCTCTGCTTCATCGAAGTATATTTGAATAAACAAAGGGAAACTTTTAGGAAATTTAAACTTAGCATATGCCATTAACTTTTTACCATTTTCACCACAAAACCAATCttcaacaaattcaaaattagATACTTGCTCCACTTTTAACATACTCATAGCTTTTGGCTGTAGCAACACAAGCTTTATTGTGCTTTCAATAGgtatgtaataaaaacaaatcttttactTTGACTTGTATTTGCTTTTTAGTCTTTCTGTCACGTTTTGTATCCCATCGTTCACCCATTAAATGTGGTACTGGTTCAACGTAAAGGCCTTTATTTTTCAAGTATGATAATATTCGATGTTGTGAATCAATTCCACTAAAAGGTGTTTTCCATCTGTTAAACTCTTCTGTTAATTTGTCTATTACATGCTTCTCACACTTACATGTTTCCAGTACTGAAACTGTTTTACCTAGTAAATAACTAAGTATGTCTTCAATTAGGTTTTGTAAACAGTTCTGAAGTACCTCAAGGAATAGAACTGGAAGGCATTAAagccataataaattttaatgctgCTTGTGATATGCCATTCTCATCAACAATAGGTGAGGcaacatctttaatatttttctcgCATCCTTtgtctattttaattttacttttacctTCAGAATTAGGTGTTACTGGATTTTCACAACTTATGTTAAATGTTCGATCAATATTAACTACAAAACCGGTATgatctttatttatatgttttcttAGCATATTATATGTCGTAAACAATCGTATACAACCACCGACATTGCACCGAAGTTGACAAGGCTCAAATAAAAGATGAACATTTCTCAAGTGATTTATGTAACAAGCAACAGTTGAAAAATCTTTGGGGCAAAGGTAACAACACATTGACAtccttaaaaaaagtaaataataatattaagttcACCTTTTGTGCTGCAATGAGAGACTGAAGCTTTATTGCTTGACCCATTTTTATTCCAATACAATGAAACAAAACAGTGTTCATTTGCAAAAATGCATCTCCGTCAATATCTTCACctttaaatattaagtttacgaaagataacattttcaaagttatttcaaCTAGTTAAATTTATGTAGTAAATACTTACTCGACAATTTCGCTGTTGTTTCCACAGAAATTCCTTTTGAAATCAAATGATTAATTAACTCTTgagtgtttaaattttttaacattaccgagcacattcttttaaaaagcgaaaaattaagattaaaagtTCAGGTTTTTACAGGCTCTTGCGTTTTGTCTAAAGTTCAGGATTAATTTATATCAACAGTAACTGTTGATCTAAATTAATCCTGAACTGTTCAGGCAAAAGGTATCATGAGAACGCAACAATCGAACTTTTAGTTGTTTTGCCTGAAGTTTCAGGCGTAAAAAATAACCTGAACAGTTCATGTAAATTTTACCGgaacttttttagtatttagactaaataaaaaagtactatAGTACTTTAGAGTGTAtagataattataataaaaaacagcaTGTGTATGCTATGTATgatgcgcttttttttttttttttttgcttggcaaaaaaagtatttttttttattattatttgctgTTACAAAACAGACTACCGTACTGTAAGctatattttatactataaatttataaactgcACTGTTAGCTATATTTTCAGACAATGGCTTCAggaaaaacatgaataaaatttactggctaaacattaaaaaagaactAGGTAACATCTGAAAAATTTCTGAATTTCATCTGTTTATTTGTACTTAAccatttgacatttttatagcACTACCAAGATGAGATGTAAAGTTAAATGTGCCCTTGCTTctggaaaaagttaaaaagttgaaatgCAGCAAGTTAGCAGAAAGAATGTGTAAAGAGAATTGGCAACAGAAAATAAGAGGTGTTTGCATTTTGAGAAAACTAGTAAACTTGTGAGGCAAAGTTGGATTCTACAAAAATTTCATACTCACAGAGCAGCAAATCCGAAACAAAATTACCAGCAAGATCAATGAGTACCAATTCCTAAAAAGATTCAAGGCTCTAAGTCTACCAGAAGGAAGCTACTGCAAGaaagtaaacaacaaaaatgaaagCAAAGTTAGTCTTCAGCTAAGTATGGATTAACTTCTAAACAATTGAATCCCAATTATGACAAGATATGGTATTGGTGTTTGACCATGAACCTGTTTATTGACATCTCTTTATAAAGCTGATGGTATTAATATTGAGGAGTTGAAGATCTCAAGCTAGTGATATGAAAGCTAGTGATTCACTTGACGCTAAAATTGTAAGGCCGTACACAAGTCATGAAAGGATAGCTATAAGCGTTTTCTTCTCCTGAAAGCTGTGTGCTGACACCACAGCTAGCAACACAAGAAAGAACAAAGGAACTATAAGGAATGTTATTGTTTATGCTTTGGGGAGGCCTGTTCTCTGgctaaagtttaaactaaagaATTTTGCACCACAGCACTTCAGAGAAACACTTTCCAGAGAGGAGACTACAAGTATCTACTTCCTGGGTGCAGATCATAGATATGTAAATTACTGGATACGGCATAGGCAGAAATAATTGAAGCCAAGCAAAATTTACCTTGATGACAAAAGGGCAGAAAAGTTAAGTTTAATCAgcgtatatattatgtatatacaatCACtagtaaaatttgaaaagcacCAACAgaaaaaatgctgaaaaaacagataaagaaaaaaacgacAGTTTTTGAGAATACTTATGAAGAAAAGGTGATtagtacaaagaaaaaaataaatgtagaaGATTGTATGGAAACTGATTCAGACAATTTGCAAACTGTCAACAAGAAGTTGTCTTTTGTGTTGAATGCTTTtgtattaaatacttataaattacagaaaaaatgTATCAAATGTGTAATGCAACAAAAGCGCagactcaaaaaaaaagttgcgaAACTTCAAAATATGATCAATGAATTACaagaataatgttttattagtGATGAAGCCACAACAACTCTAAATAGTCTTAGTCTTGGTGTTAAAGGGGCGGATAATGGACATAAATCTTATGGCTTTGTTAATTATGGAACAGGATTTAATAATGGTAGTGTTAGTGTTGCTAAAGatgattttgttttgttgttagGTGCTGTTGATGGACATTGGAAGATCCCAATAGCATATTTTGTAACAGATGGACTTTGATGAGACATTTCTGAATGTCTCATCAAAGTTCATGGAGTTGAAgttatttctttaacttttgatGGTACAGCTGCAAATTTATCTATGTTGAAGATTCTTGGTGATGGCTTTTGTGATATAAGATATCTGAAACCATACTTTGAACATCCAGTAAGTGCAGAATcagtatttttaattcttgatgcttGCCGTATGTTAAAATTAGATAGAAATTGCTTTGGTGAAAAGAAATTGCTAAAAGACAGTAACATTGGTATTATTAATTATGCTTTCATTGAACAATTGTATGAGCTTCAATCAAAAGAAGGAATTCATGCTGctaataaactgaaaaaacacTATATGGAAtggaaacaacaaaaaatgaaagtgAAATCGGCAGTATAAACCTTCAAAGTGTTTCAGATGCCTTGATGTTTGTGCaaacaagttaaaattaaaagagtttCAAGATTGTAAACCAACTATCAATTTCATTCAGCTTATAgacaaaagttttgatttacTAAACAGTCAGAATTTTAttggtaaaaattataaagctcCTATCTCTTTAAGCAATTTGAAACACTGTACAAATTTTGTCAATATAGTATGTCAGTACTTGTCCAGTTTGACAGACAGTGCTgataacttaatttataaaacaaacagaaaaaccAGCTTCATTGGATTTATCTTTAGCCTTCAATCAGTAATTCAATTTAGCTGATGCTTGATATTATCTCCAGAGAGCCAATTTAAATTCTTGTTGACATACAAACTCAAGATCATATTGAAATGTTCTTTAGTGATGTTAAAAGTCAAGGTGGTTTTAATAGTATTCCATCACAAAACAGTTTATGACAATGTATTGGTTAGTACATCACTcattacaaaacataaaaactggTAATTGTTTAGCTCAGGATGCTGCAGAAATACTTTCTGTAACAAAAGGAATTGTGAATCATCAGGAATGTAAACTTAATGACAATgattcaactttatttatagcTAATGAGGATATTACACCAGTAAGTATTATGGAACCATCACAATTGTCTAAATATTCTGAAGAAGTGGTGAAATATACAGGTGGTTCTACACCAGTAAGTATTATGGAACCATCACAATTGTCTAAATATTCTGAAGAAGTGGTGAAatataatgcggtagtggtgtagtggtaaagcgctcgcttcataagcgagaggttccgagttcaatccccaccacgtccctggtagtaccgcgctcaacttgtttctccgcgcagcggccttgttcgtcaaggttcgtgtttcggagttatagagttgagagagggttataacctcaattaagtagcctcctcatctgtagtggccttctggGCCTTGGGGAAgtgtaataacaaaaaaaaaaggtggacTTGTTAGTAGAAAACTGAAAAGATCTATTTAATATAAGGCCTGTACTGCATAACTGATGATAATTCACAAAGTTTACTTGTCGATCAAAAAAGTAGAGGTGGTCTACTTCATCCATCAAAAGATGTTATTGTAATTTGTTCTTTTGTTGAAAAGTTTATAAGACAGTATTCCAGGcaactttttatgaaatttattccatatttaaaaataactatccGTCGTCAAcaattttctaaagcaatttttcaaaGACTTACAAATCACATCCAGGAACTTCCAGTGGAAGATAATCATTTGGTTAAACTGGTCAATTTGATTAAAGACGTCTATTTAGATGTACGTTTATACCATGTCTCATCCTGCGCAACAAATTATATACAAGGAGTACAAGTTCGAAACAAACTAACCAAACTTGTGTTGGTCAAAAATCAGTAAAAGAAATTAATGTCTacattatatattcatattatatatatatatttttttatatatgtatattttatttgctagtACAACTTCACTTTAAATAACTGTTTATTATCAAATCCTCGGGTGTCTTGACTCAAGTGATAAACTGTTAATAGGCTCAAGTCATGAGcctaataacttaataattaaaattgtacaAGCTCATTAAATAAATTCTCTTGAAACATATTAATAcatattactattaataaagtttttgtaataTGCTTTACAATACATATGAAATATGCTTTacaatacatatattatattacatttattaaactattatttatgaatttttctaaaattgttttgctcCCTCTACGTCACTTTTTCAACTGTTAGCTCGGCTTCAAAATGTTTTCCAAAATTATATCGTCAAGTATGCCTATGCCATATCCAGTAATTTATATGTCTATGTTGCAAATATACCTAATTTCTTCTTTAAGCAGCCGGCAGTCCACCATGAGGCCAGGTTTATGATTTACTGTCTTTTCCTTCTTGTCCTGCAGATGACACAGAACTATCAtcgaaagatttaaaaacattagtGTCTGCTACTCTCAAGAACATAAACACTGCTATTAACTACATtgttttttaatggtttattcTTTCTGAAGAGCCCTATGGCAACTCAAGCTCCTTTAAATGACCTAAGAGCTTTTGAGATGATTACAAAGCCAATGCAGAGAGGGAAAAGTTCTCAACAAAAGCCTTCTATGACACGCTTGGTAGGTACCAAGTAGGTGCCAAAACCACAAGCTGGAGAGCTAGATAGCTCCCCAGCTTGTGATTTTGTTTCTTGCTGACGGGGATCTAGATGCCGACATCAAGAACAACATCCTTAACAAATTGCTGTGTTTTGCCGttccagaaaaaaaatatatgatgcTTGATAAACCTGGAATCCACCCAGTTGTTGTTCCAATGTCATCTCTTGATGATTTTGTCACTGAGCAAAGTTATCTTCTCTTTTTTCTCCAAGAAATCACTAAGGAAGTGCTTTTGCTGTGGAGGGAGAAGGGTATAGCTGCTTGCAAAAGTGAGAGAGCCTTAAAGTCATTTGTCAAGTTCTCTGCTTGTGCAAATCAGCTTGCAGTGGTAAATGATTGGGCAAAACGTAACATAAAGCTGATCCAAGACTTTATTGAAAGGACAAATAATGAGGATAGACTTCAGGATACTCTTCAGGTTATTACTAAACATTATACAGACCTGTAGCGTGTAATTGTTAGGGGGAGGGAgtcgtttttgaaaaattaggcAATATAGAATAGCAAAAACAAATCATGctcatttttaataacaaataaagtcAATTGCACCTAACAATTTACACCTAACAACCCCTTCCCCTCACCCAATGTACGCACATGCTATACAATAATGTCCGTAAAACTGTTTAAAGTATTtccatattattttatttaataaactaaactatTAATTTCAAATGCTTGGAATTTTAGAGCCTggattatttaattattatacaaaataacctgcctttttaagtttatttattattttctaggTTGTCCATAAAAACAGACAGCAAGTATCCAAGAAAGTTATAAAGAAGTACCTGAAGAACATCTAATAAGTATCACCACTGTCATCACATTTTTCTTGCTTTTCAACTCAATTTAGAACTATTATCTGAAATAAAATTGTCACACAAAATCTATATCTTCCTTATtctattagatatattttatatcgAAACCAGTTTTTTGTGagtgttttaaatttagaactatctatatatattaaatctatattcggacctttaaaatataatattcggGAAAAAATCTATTATATAGAAATTGTCTAAAACCACCTACTTTACCTTCGAGTTGATTTGGAAGCCTGAAATTTTCACCATAAGCTACCAATACATAATGATAGCAATTAAACTTTTCCACATTTtgattttcgaaaaaaaagttattgagcCACcctaataaatatgtatatatatatatatatatgtgtatatatatatgtatgtatatatatatcgtcgcatgagaattatagggttctatctgcatttttttatgttgtgagaACTTAACTTtcgatatttaattttaaaatgttttaatgctATTATtctttaagttataaattacaAGTCGTTTATGTTATTATggtttcattattaaaaatatattattactcataatattttcaaagttgtttgtttttatcattaattattaattaaaactttaattgttagattcttttaacattaaaaaatgcagaTAGAACCCTATAATTTTCATGCGacaatatgtataaatatatatatatatatatatatatatatatatatatatatatatatatatatatatatatatatatatatatcttgagCAACGCAATAACAATAATtgtgaatatattttaaagaaaaacacgatatttttt
This window contains:
- the LOC136087569 gene encoding uncharacterized protein LOC136087569; amino-acid sequence: MCSVMLKNLNTQELINHLISKGISVETTAKLSSEDIDGDAFLQMNTVLFHCIGIKMGQAIKLQSLIAAQKEQSTDYAQTDYSQTDFTIANNHVSLNQTSYISNSNPSSDSTYSRDSDVLHTPVLRIDNIKFDVRKLLDEHQTGKLVIVEYDTTGMLLKYRFEMVHILVNIMVNKVGNLYPSRATKTNLAMSIINAFPKLHSGGPLGY